The Vibrio sp. STUT-A11 region GAGGGGAATGTCAGTGAAGCACTACAAGTGTTATGTGAAAAGCATTCCCCAGAATTGATCGTGCTCATGAGCACAGGGCTAACTGAAATGCAGGGGGCTGACCTGTACCATGCGATCACCAATTTTACACTGCAGCATCCGCAATACGCCGAAACTCGAATTGTCCCGGTGATGACTCCAGACTTTATCGGTTCAATGCAATCCGGTTATGCGCATACGGTTCGTAGTGTGGTGAAACAATTGGTGAGAGGACCAACAGGTCGTGCCAAACAGCGCACGCAAGTGAATATTCTCTGTACTATTGGCATGACTTCTGCGGATATTGAAACGATTAAACGCTACGTAGAAGCATTCGATCTGGACTCTGTTGTTGTTCCTGACTTATCGCTTTCATTAGATGGTCACTTAGGCGGTGAGGATTACAGTGCAACCAGCACGGGTGGCACCTCCGTGCTTGAAGTTGAGCTGATGGCCGACAGCGCGATCACGCTGGTATTCGGCGAATCTATGGACGATGTCGCGCGATGGCTTAAAGTGCGATTCGACATTGGGTATCGCCAATTTGGCATGGCGATGAATCTGGATGCAATCGACCCATTTATCATGACGTTATCTGAAATAAGTGGCCGTCCGGTTCCCGGATGGATAACACGTGAGCGCCAACGACTGCAGGATGCCTTGCTTGATGTGCATTTTCTGCTCAGTGGCGAGCAATACACCATCGCACTTGAACCTGATTTGGCGCAAGGTTACGTCGGTCTGTTGGCAATGGCTGGTGGCACTATTAGTCAGGTTGTTACGACACTAGATGTAGCGGGGTTACAAAACATGGAAGCGCAAGAGATCATTGTCGGTGATCTTTCGTGCATCGACCTTTCCAATCCTGAGCTCACCCTAGTGATTGGCAACAGCCATTGCGCAAACGTGTGCGAGTCGGTTGTCCCGGTTATGCGAGTCGGCTTCCCATGTTTTGATCAGTTTGGCAACATGGAGATGAAACAAATAGGCTATGAAGGTGCTCGTCAACGACTGTTCTCTCTCGCTAACTTATTACTTCGTAACCATAAAGACGAGGTAACACCCCACGTCAGTTACTATCGATTTAGTGCGGATGACGTAATGCCGACAACGGAGGTGTTATGAAGTCGACAAAAAGAAGGCTACACCTTCCACCGGAGCCAACCGAGGAGGACCTGCGCGTTAAAATAGCTTTTACCACTTCGGATCGACAAACGGTTGACCAACATTTTGGTTCCGCCAAAGGCGTGCTGATTTACGGTATCTACGAGTCGGAGTGGCACTTGATGGAAGCCATTGAATACAGCACTAGCGGCCCAGCACACGATAAATTACCCAGTCGCATCGCTGACTTATCAGGGTGTGCAGCGATCTTTTGCAATGCATGTGGCGCTTCCGCTATTCGACAATTGATTGAATATGATATCCAGCCAGTCAAAGTCAGTGAGGGGTGCGACATTCACTTCTTACTGACGGAAGTGATGTCAGAATTAGACAGTGCTCAGACTGGATGGCTCGCCAGAGCCCTTAAGAAAAATAAGCTGCCAGACGCCTCAGACACGCAAAAGAGGTTAACTCAGCTAATGGATGAAGATTGGTAAACGCTTAATACAAGGATGATTAATGTGAGTAATAAAATAAGCTATACCCGCGGTGGTGATCCATGGGTACCTCAATTTATTGAAGCAATTGATAAACAAAACTGCATCGGCTGTGGACGCTGCTTTAAAGTGTGTTCACGTGATGTGTTTGATCTGGTTGAGAACGACGACATTGATGAAGATGATGACTACTATGACGAAGATGAAGTCATGATGGTCATGACGCTTAAAAACGCCGAAGATTGTATTGGTTGTGAAGCGTGTTCAAAAGTGTGTCCGAAAAACTGCCAAACCTTTGCTGCGGCTTAGCAACGGATATCCTATTCCAATTAATCGGTCATCCTGAACAGCGACGAAGGAGTGTGATTCAGGATCTTCTTTGCGAGTGTACTGGCGCTGAAGGTGACAGCTCCGGTTCTGCGCTAAAAGTGAGTAGATTCCTGATGTCGCTATGGCTCCTCGGAATGACGTTGACTTTTAGATTTGACTCACCGCTTGGGCTTAATTTCTAATAAGGGTGAGGTCTCATCCTTTTTAGTCAATCCTCTTTGTACCCTTGATGTTTCTTAGCTGACAATTTGTATTGTCACAATCCCTACAAACAGTGCGACAATTTTGTCGTGGTTATTTCAATGCCATATAAAGCATATGCTTTTATCTATATAAGTCAAAAGGTTACGATTTTTTGTGATCTTGGTCGGCTTATTGCAACAGTAACAACATCGAAAGAATCGAAAGAAATTCAACCAAGGAGTGGCTATGTGGGATTACTCAGACAAGGTGAAGGAACATTTCTTTCAACCTAAAAACGCAAAATTAGTTAGTGATGCTAATGCACGTGGAGATGTCGGTTCAATTAGTTGCGGAGACGCATTGAGTTTAACGCTTAAAGTAGAGCCGGGCAGTGAAGTGATCTTAGACGCAGGTTTTCAAACATTCGGCTGTGGCAGTGCCATTGCGTCTTCATCAGCGCTAACGGAAATGATCATTGGTAAATCACTGGATGAGGCGATGAGCATTACCAATAACGACATCGCGGAATATCTTGATGGGTTACCGCCAGAAAAAATGCACTGTTCCGTAATGGGTATGGAAGCATTACATGCGGCAGTTGCAAACTATCGTGGTGAGACTTTAGAAGATGATCATGAAGAAGGCGAGCTAATCTGTAAGTGCTTTGCTATCGATGATTTGATGATCAAACGTGTAGTGGAAGACAATAAGCTCACCACGCTTGAACAAGTGGTCAACTACACCAAAGCGGGTGGGGCTTGTACTTCTTGCCACGAGAAAATTGAGTGGGTTTTGGAAGACTGCCTCAAAGAGATGGCGGAAAAAGGGCTCATTATAGACGTGGCGAAAAGCCGTTATGAGCCAGACGAAGCGATCGTTGCGACTGTTGAGTCGATCATTGAACAGGTTCGCCCTTCGGTACAAGCGGATGGTGGTGATGTACGCCTGTTAGATATTGAAGACAACATTGTTTTTGTCGAGATGAGCGGTGCGTGTGTCGGTTGTGGCTTATCTGGCCTGACACTGGCAAATCTGGAACAAAAAATTACCCAAGCCTTGGGTGACACTTATACGGTGTTCCCAGTACAAGAAACTCCATCGAACACGATTAAAAAGGAAGGCTCTTATGACGTTTAACGCTAAATTAAGCAGTGATAAGCTGGTTTACCTTGATAATAATGCGACAACGCGCATTGATCCTAAAGCTCTGGAAGTGATGTTACCGTATTTAGACACCTATTATGGTAATCCTTCTTCGATTCATCGCCTGGGCGCTGTCGTCGGCCATGCGATGGAGACTGCTCGCGAACAAGTTCAACAGTTAATTGGTGCGGAGCATGCAAGCGAAGTGATCTTTACCTCTTGCGCGACCGAAGCCACATCAACGGCTATTTTGTCTGCGGTTGAAGCTTACCCAGACAAGAAAGAGATCATCACTACACAAGTCGAACATCCGGCGACACTGCAACTTTGCCAGACATTGGATCGCAAAGGCTACACCATTCACTGGATTGGTGTAGATAAAAAAGGTCGTCTCGACATGACAGCCCTGAAAGCAGCTTTAAGTCGTAATGTGGCGATAATTTCTATCATGTGGGCGAATAATGAAACCGGTACGATATTCCCCGTAGAACAAGTCGCACAGCTAGCGAAACGCTATGGTGTCGTCGTACATGTCGATGCAGTACAGATGGTCGGAAAATGCCCGGTTAATGTTCAAAGCTGTCCTATCGACATGTTGTCTATTTCTGGTCACAAGTTCCATGCACCTAAAGGGGTTGGTGCGCTGTATGTAAAACGCGGCACTAAGTTTCGTCCGTTACTGCGTGGTGGCCACCAAGAACGTGGGAGACGTGCAGGCACAGAGAACGCGGCTTCCGTAATTGCGATGGGCAAAGCGGCTGAACTGGCTTACATTGCACTGGAAACAGACACATCACGTATTCAAATGCTCCGCGATCGTCTTGAGCAAGGGCTGTTAGCACGTATTCCAAGTTGCTTCGTGACGGGTTTCCCTAAGAGACGTGTTCCGAATACGACCAACATCGCAGTGGAATATATTGAAGGTGAGGCACTGCTGTTAATGATGAATCAGGTCGGAATTGCCGCATCGTCGGGTTCTGCTTGTACATCTGGCTCATTAGAACCTTCGCATGTCATGAAAGCAATGCAGATTCCATTTACTGCTGCACACGGCACGTTACGTTTTTCATTGTCGCGATTTACCACCGATGAAGATATCGATCATGTGCTCGAGCATTTGCCTCCAATCGTAGAGCGACTGCGTGAAATGTCACCGTACTGGAATACGGAAACTCAACAAGGAAGTGCCACGGAATTTATTCCTGTATACGGCTAGGAGTATGGCGATGGACAAGGATGTACAGCCAGCAAGCGTCATTATCAATGACACAACCTTGCGTGATGGTGAACAAAGCCCAGGAGTGGGCTTTACCACCGAAGAAAAGGTAAAGATCGCGTCGTTACTTGAAGCGGCCGGAGTACCAGAGCTTGAAGTGGGCATTCCCGCGATGGGAGAGCAAGAGCGGGAAACCATTAAAGCGATTACCAGTAGTTTGCATCAGGCAGAGACGATGGGATGGTGCCGCATGTTGGCGGAAGATGTTCAGTGTGCTGGCAACCTCGGACTTGATTGGCTCGATCTCTCAATTCCTGTTTCGCATCAACAAATTAAACATAAGCTGAATAAAACTTTGGACGATGTTTTGAATGGTTGTGAGCGCGTTATTCAACAAGCGCTTGAGAGCGGAATGCAGGTCTGTGTAGGGATGGAGGATGCCTCTCGCGCCGATCATGATGTGCTATGCCGGGTGCTCGAAGTGGTCGAGTCTTTTGGC contains the following coding sequences:
- the nifN gene encoding nitrogenase iron-molybdenum cofactor biosynthesis protein NifN; the encoded protein is MVTPIKQNSPLVTQPLKTSPATGATLATLGFAGSIPLMHGSQGCSAFTKVYLIQHLREPIPLQNTAIDQVSAVMGGEGNVSEALQVLCEKHSPELIVLMSTGLTEMQGADLYHAITNFTLQHPQYAETRIVPVMTPDFIGSMQSGYAHTVRSVVKQLVRGPTGRAKQRTQVNILCTIGMTSADIETIKRYVEAFDLDSVVVPDLSLSLDGHLGGEDYSATSTGGTSVLEVELMADSAITLVFGESMDDVARWLKVRFDIGYRQFGMAMNLDAIDPFIMTLSEISGRPVPGWITRERQRLQDALLDVHFLLSGEQYTIALEPDLAQGYVGLLAMAGGTISQVVTTLDVAGLQNMEAQEIIVGDLSCIDLSNPELTLVIGNSHCANVCESVVPVMRVGFPCFDQFGNMEMKQIGYEGARQRLFSLANLLLRNHKDEVTPHVSYYRFSADDVMPTTEVL
- a CDS encoding NifB/NifX family molybdenum-iron cluster-binding protein — protein: MKSTKRRLHLPPEPTEEDLRVKIAFTTSDRQTVDQHFGSAKGVLIYGIYESEWHLMEAIEYSTSGPAHDKLPSRIADLSGCAAIFCNACGASAIRQLIEYDIQPVKVSEGCDIHFLLTEVMSELDSAQTGWLARALKKNKLPDASDTQKRLTQLMDEDW
- the fdxB gene encoding ferredoxin III, nif-specific; translated protein: MSNKISYTRGGDPWVPQFIEAIDKQNCIGCGRCFKVCSRDVFDLVENDDIDEDDDYYDEDEVMMVMTLKNAEDCIGCEACSKVCPKNCQTFAAA
- the nifU gene encoding Fe-S cluster assembly protein NifU; the encoded protein is MWDYSDKVKEHFFQPKNAKLVSDANARGDVGSISCGDALSLTLKVEPGSEVILDAGFQTFGCGSAIASSSALTEMIIGKSLDEAMSITNNDIAEYLDGLPPEKMHCSVMGMEALHAAVANYRGETLEDDHEEGELICKCFAIDDLMIKRVVEDNKLTTLEQVVNYTKAGGACTSCHEKIEWVLEDCLKEMAEKGLIIDVAKSRYEPDEAIVATVESIIEQVRPSVQADGGDVRLLDIEDNIVFVEMSGACVGCGLSGLTLANLEQKITQALGDTYTVFPVQETPSNTIKKEGSYDV
- the nifS gene encoding cysteine desulfurase NifS yields the protein MTFNAKLSSDKLVYLDNNATTRIDPKALEVMLPYLDTYYGNPSSIHRLGAVVGHAMETAREQVQQLIGAEHASEVIFTSCATEATSTAILSAVEAYPDKKEIITTQVEHPATLQLCQTLDRKGYTIHWIGVDKKGRLDMTALKAALSRNVAIISIMWANNETGTIFPVEQVAQLAKRYGVVVHVDAVQMVGKCPVNVQSCPIDMLSISGHKFHAPKGVGALYVKRGTKFRPLLRGGHQERGRRAGTENAASVIAMGKAAELAYIALETDTSRIQMLRDRLEQGLLARIPSCFVTGFPKRRVPNTTNIAVEYIEGEALLLMMNQVGIAASSGSACTSGSLEPSHVMKAMQIPFTAAHGTLRFSLSRFTTDEDIDHVLEHLPPIVERLREMSPYWNTETQQGSATEFIPVYG